A genome region from Natronobeatus ordinarius includes the following:
- a CDS encoding FAD-dependent oxidoreductase — translation MDETFVIVGGDAAGMSAASKAKRDDPDLDVIVFEKGEWVSYAACGMPYYVKGEVEELEDLVAVTPEEFVEKRDIDLRTGHEVVAIDPEEQTVTVEADGDRFDQPYDHLLIGTGARAIEPPFDGIDLEGVFTIHDMDAADAIDDYVDERAPETAAIVGGGYVGIEMAEALSARGLEVSIFEMLPRTLQPFGEETARVVEEHLREEGVELHLETAVSGFDGEERVEAVTLEDDEVPADLAIVGVGVAPNVDLAEEAGIELGPTGAIATDEYGRTSEDDVYAAGDVAEATNVVTGEPDHVPLALTANRAGRAIGATVAGSPTLTGGTAGTAIVKAFELGAARTGLVDEESASEAGFDPVSVTIEAPTRPHYYPGSTDLTITLVADRESERVLGASLVGRQGAKRIDTVATALHAELTVAELEGLDLAYAPPFSPTWDPVLTAAKVLNGQLE, via the coding sequence ATGGACGAGACGTTCGTCATCGTCGGCGGAGACGCAGCCGGAATGAGCGCGGCGAGCAAGGCGAAACGTGACGACCCCGACCTGGACGTGATCGTCTTCGAGAAAGGCGAGTGGGTCTCCTACGCCGCCTGCGGGATGCCCTACTACGTCAAAGGCGAGGTCGAGGAACTCGAGGACCTCGTCGCGGTGACGCCCGAGGAGTTCGTCGAGAAGCGCGATATCGACCTCCGGACTGGTCACGAGGTCGTCGCGATCGACCCCGAAGAGCAGACGGTCACCGTCGAGGCCGACGGCGACCGCTTCGACCAGCCCTACGACCACCTGCTGATCGGCACCGGCGCACGCGCGATCGAGCCGCCCTTCGACGGAATCGACCTCGAGGGCGTGTTCACGATCCACGACATGGACGCGGCCGACGCCATCGACGACTACGTCGACGAGCGCGCGCCCGAGACGGCCGCGATCGTCGGCGGCGGCTACGTGGGCATCGAGATGGCCGAGGCACTCTCAGCCCGGGGCCTCGAGGTCTCGATCTTCGAGATGCTCCCCCGGACGCTCCAGCCGTTCGGCGAGGAGACCGCCCGCGTCGTCGAAGAGCACCTCCGCGAGGAAGGTGTCGAGTTGCACCTCGAAACGGCCGTCTCCGGCTTCGACGGCGAGGAGCGAGTCGAGGCGGTGACACTCGAGGACGATGAGGTTCCGGCGGACCTGGCGATCGTCGGCGTCGGCGTCGCCCCGAACGTCGACCTCGCCGAGGAGGCGGGGATCGAACTCGGGCCGACGGGTGCCATCGCGACCGACGAGTACGGCCGGACGAGCGAAGACGACGTCTACGCAGCAGGCGACGTCGCCGAGGCGACGAACGTCGTCACCGGCGAGCCGGATCACGTGCCGCTCGCGCTGACGGCCAACCGCGCGGGGCGGGCGATCGGAGCCACCGTCGCCGGCTCGCCAACGCTCACCGGCGGGACGGCCGGCACGGCGATCGTGAAGGCGTTCGAGCTCGGCGCGGCCCGGACGGGTCTCGTCGACGAGGAGTCCGCCAGTGAGGCCGGCTTCGATCCCGTCTCGGTCACGATCGAGGCGCCGACGCGCCCACACTACTACCCCGGCTCGACCGACCTCACCATCACGCTGGTCGCCGACCGCGAGAGCGAGCGCGTCCTCGGGGCGAGTCTCGTCGGCCGACAGGGGGCCAAACGCATCGACACCGTCGCGACCGCGCTCCACGCCGAGTTGACCGTCGCCGAACTCGAGGGCCTCGACCTCGCGTACGCCCCGCCCTTTAGCCCGACCTGGGACCCGGTCCTCACCGCGGCGAAGGTGTTGAACGGCCAACTCGAGTAA
- a CDS encoding sulfite exporter TauE/SafE family protein — protein MELFGIALTTIALFVSFGFMVGILFGFFGMGGSFLVTPALLVMGYPARVAVGSGMAFVFGTAVIATLKHHDLGQVDYKLGGLMIVGTVTGIEVGRMLVFHLEELGTAEIIIGVMYVLLLGSIGAFVTYTALKDDGSGGGGGHHDPDAEIDPDDIPDIAKKIQSYHLPPMITLRGGVQVSLWMILAVALVTGLLSGFLGVGGGFIRMPAMFYLIGVPVPVAVGTDLFEIVISGGAGAFLYAQGGGVDLTIVGPLLAGSALGARIGSAATAIVDESGIKIYFGLMLLGGAVAVAVGELANALALEVLNTVSFVMIMGSALLVSGAIIYSTITTLRTEAAEAPSTG, from the coding sequence ATGGAGCTCTTTGGAATCGCACTCACGACGATTGCGCTGTTCGTTAGCTTCGGCTTCATGGTCGGCATCCTGTTCGGCTTTTTCGGCATGGGCGGGTCGTTCCTCGTGACGCCCGCGCTGCTGGTGATGGGCTACCCCGCTCGGGTCGCCGTCGGCAGTGGAATGGCGTTCGTGTTCGGGACGGCCGTCATCGCGACGCTGAAACACCACGACCTGGGCCAGGTCGACTACAAACTCGGCGGCCTGATGATCGTCGGGACCGTCACCGGCATCGAGGTGGGCCGCATGCTCGTGTTCCACCTCGAGGAGCTCGGGACGGCCGAGATCATCATCGGCGTGATGTACGTGCTGTTGCTCGGGAGCATCGGCGCGTTCGTCACCTACACCGCGCTGAAAGACGACGGCAGCGGTGGCGGCGGTGGCCACCACGATCCGGACGCCGAGATCGATCCGGACGACATCCCCGACATCGCGAAGAAGATCCAGTCGTACCACCTCCCGCCGATGATCACCCTCCGCGGTGGCGTCCAGGTCTCGCTGTGGATGATTCTCGCCGTCGCGCTCGTGACTGGACTGCTGTCGGGCTTCCTCGGCGTCGGCGGCGGCTTCATCCGCATGCCCGCGATGTTCTATCTCATCGGCGTGCCGGTGCCGGTTGCGGTCGGGACCGACCTCTTCGAGATCGTCATCTCCGGCGGAGCCGGTGCGTTCCTCTACGCCCAGGGCGGCGGCGTCGACCTCACGATCGTCGGCCCGCTGCTCGCCGGGAGTGCACTCGGCGCACGGATCGGCTCGGCGGCGACGGCCATCGTTGACGAGAGCGGGATCAAGATCTACTTCGGGCTGATGCTGCTCGGCGGTGCCGTCGCCGTCGCCGTCGGCGAACTCGCCAACGCCCTCGCGCTCGAGGTCCTGAACACCGTCAGCTTCGTGATGATCATGGGCTCGGCGCTACTGGTCAGCGGAGCCATCATCTACAGTACGATCACGACCCTCCGTACTGAAGCCGCAGAAGCGCCGTCGACGGGTTGA
- the trxA gene encoding thioredoxin — MSQNPAEVPSEPVAIEDESHLEEVVSEYDVVLVDFYADWCGPCKMIEPVLEGLARETDAAIAKVDVDQHQILAGQMGVQGVPTLLLYADGAQVERVVGVQPAERLKAMIENHSE, encoded by the coding sequence ATGTCACAGAACCCAGCCGAAGTTCCGAGCGAACCCGTCGCGATCGAGGACGAGTCACACCTCGAGGAGGTCGTCTCCGAGTACGACGTCGTCCTCGTCGACTTCTACGCCGACTGGTGTGGGCCCTGCAAGATGATCGAACCGGTTCTCGAGGGACTCGCACGCGAAACCGACGCTGCGATCGCGAAAGTCGACGTCGACCAGCATCAGATCCTCGCCGGACAGATGGGCGTCCAGGGCGTTCCCACGCTCTTGCTCTATGCTGACGGCGCACAGGTCGAGCGGGTCGTCGGTGTGCAGCCGGCCGAACGACTCAAGGCGATGATCGAGAACCACAGCGAATGA
- a CDS encoding ZIP family metal transporter: protein MEFVESLALVFVAGFITALATGLGALPFFFFDEISDRGNVVLWGLSSGIMVSASVFGLIDEGLAEGTPLQLLVGMAVGVLLVVVARDVLMDADIDPREYEEADFKKLVLILGILTVHSFPEGIAVGVSFADLGLEDGVAFLGVTVPLLAIFMTVAISIHNVPEGTAISIPLKAMGVSKWRMVWWAVFSSLPQPIGAVIAFAFVRIARELLPYGFGFAAGAMIYLVLTEFVPEALEIGERLPSGGKPELVVGIVLGVLVMVPLAFI, encoded by the coding sequence ATGGAGTTCGTGGAGAGCCTCGCGCTGGTGTTCGTCGCGGGGTTCATCACGGCGCTGGCGACCGGACTCGGCGCGCTGCCGTTTTTCTTCTTCGACGAGATCAGCGACCGGGGTAACGTCGTCCTCTGGGGACTCTCCTCGGGAATCATGGTTTCGGCGTCGGTGTTCGGCCTCATCGACGAAGGACTCGCGGAGGGGACGCCACTGCAACTGCTCGTGGGGATGGCCGTCGGCGTCTTGCTCGTCGTCGTCGCCCGTGACGTCCTGATGGACGCCGACATCGACCCGCGCGAGTACGAGGAGGCCGACTTCAAGAAACTCGTGCTCATCCTCGGCATCCTGACGGTCCACAGCTTCCCCGAAGGTATCGCCGTCGGCGTCTCCTTTGCCGACCTCGGCCTCGAGGACGGAGTGGCGTTCCTGGGCGTTACCGTCCCCCTGTTGGCGATCTTCATGACCGTCGCGATCTCGATCCACAACGTTCCCGAGGGGACGGCGATCTCGATCCCGCTGAAGGCAATGGGCGTCTCGAAGTGGAGGATGGTCTGGTGGGCGGTCTTCTCGAGTCTCCCCCAGCCGATCGGAGCCGTAATCGCGTTCGCGTTCGTTCGGATCGCCCGTGAACTCCTCCCCTACGGCTTCGGCTTCGCCGCCGGGGCGATGATCTACCTCGTGCTCACGGAGTTCGTTCCAGAGGCGCTCGAGATCGGCGAACGGCTGCCGAGCGGTGGCAAGCCCGAACTGGTGGTCGGAATCGTCCTGGGTGTCCTCGTGATGGTGCCGCTGGCGTTCATCTAG
- a CDS encoding aminotransferase class V-fold PLP-dependent enzyme: protein MQPTDLRAAIPALEHGVYFNTGASGPSPRPVVEAIESALEHHEYEAPANEGMYTSAFDTYDSTRATVADFVGASPDEIALTASTTDGINRVAGAIDWNEGDVIVRTDLEHSAGILPWRRLERESGVEVRVLETEAGYLDLEDVKAVAADADLFCVSSLTWSHGTRLPIGDLVEIAHDAGARVLVDAVQEPGQTALDVGEWGADFVAAAGHKWLLGPFGAGFLYVREGVERDLVPSAIGYRSVEDPNAPDYEYAAGARRFEVGTASPAPYAGLEAAIDVIESVGLETIERRIETLTDRLKAGVPEERLLSPRDFESGLVTIDVDEPETTVGRLSDAGITVRSLPYPDAIRASVHAFNTAADVDALLEALAPDLP, encoded by the coding sequence ATGCAACCCACCGACCTTCGCGCAGCGATTCCTGCCCTCGAGCACGGCGTCTACTTCAACACGGGTGCGAGCGGCCCGAGTCCGCGCCCCGTCGTCGAGGCGATCGAGTCGGCGCTCGAGCACCACGAGTACGAGGCCCCGGCGAACGAGGGGATGTACACGTCGGCGTTCGATACCTACGACTCGACTCGAGCCACGGTCGCCGACTTCGTCGGCGCCTCGCCCGACGAGATCGCGCTGACGGCGAGCACGACCGACGGCATCAACCGCGTCGCTGGCGCGATCGACTGGAACGAGGGTGACGTCATCGTCCGGACCGACCTCGAGCACTCGGCCGGTATCCTGCCGTGGCGCCGCCTCGAGCGCGAGTCCGGGGTCGAAGTTCGGGTTCTCGAGACCGAGGCCGGCTACCTCGACCTCGAAGACGTGAAAGCCGTGGCGGCCGACGCCGACCTGTTCTGCGTGAGTTCGCTCACCTGGAGTCACGGCACCCGACTGCCGATCGGCGACCTCGTCGAGATCGCCCACGACGCCGGCGCGCGAGTACTCGTCGACGCCGTCCAGGAGCCCGGCCAGACCGCCCTCGACGTCGGCGAGTGGGGAGCCGACTTCGTCGCCGCTGCGGGTCACAAGTGGTTGCTCGGCCCGTTCGGCGCCGGCTTCCTCTACGTCCGCGAGGGCGTCGAACGTGACCTCGTCCCGAGCGCGATCGGCTATCGAAGCGTCGAAGACCCCAACGCACCCGACTACGAGTACGCCGCCGGTGCACGGCGATTCGAGGTCGGCACGGCGAGTCCCGCTCCGTACGCCGGCCTCGAGGCCGCCATCGACGTGATCGAATCCGTCGGCCTCGAGACGATCGAACGGCGCATCGAGACGTTGACCGACCGGCTCAAGGCGGGCGTCCCCGAGGAACGGCTGCTCAGCCCCCGCGACTTCGAGTCAGGGCTCGTGACGATCGACGTCGACGAGCCGGAGACGACGGTCGGGCGGCTCTCGGACGCGGGGATCACCGTTCGATCACTCCCCTATCCTGACGCGATCCGGGCCTCGGTCCACGCGTTCAACACTGCCGCGGACGTCGACGCGCTGCTCGAGGCGCTGGCTCCCGACCTACCCTAG
- a CDS encoding DUF420 domain-containing protein, whose amino-acid sequence MATAAAQRRLRENTLGVTILLTVVGYALVIGTFLLDLPIYPELTEAQVDLFTHLIAVINLTTTVLLVLGWYWIRAGEVDKHRLAMVGAFVLILLFLVLYLTRVGGGGGEKLFDGPELVRYAYLVMLAVHILLSIVAVPVVLYALLLGLTHTPAELRRTAHARIGRIAAATWILSLVLGVVTYLLLNHIYGYTY is encoded by the coding sequence ATGGCTACCGCAGCTGCGCAACGACGGTTGCGAGAGAACACGCTCGGGGTGACGATCCTCCTGACGGTCGTCGGCTACGCGCTGGTTATCGGGACGTTCCTGCTCGACCTGCCGATCTACCCGGAGCTCACGGAAGCGCAGGTGGACCTGTTTACTCACCTCATCGCGGTCATCAACCTGACGACGACGGTGCTGCTCGTCCTCGGCTGGTACTGGATCCGGGCGGGCGAGGTCGACAAACACCGGCTGGCGATGGTCGGCGCGTTCGTGCTCATCCTGCTGTTCCTGGTGCTCTATCTCACCAGGGTCGGCGGCGGCGGCGGGGAGAAGCTCTTCGACGGCCCCGAGCTCGTCCGCTACGCGTATCTCGTCATGCTGGCCGTGCACATCCTCCTCTCGATCGTGGCCGTTCCAGTCGTACTGTACGCGTTGCTCCTCGGGCTGACTCACACCCCGGCGGAGCTCCGTCGAACCGCCCACGCCCGGATCGGCCGGATCGCCGCCGCGACGTGGATCCTCAGCCTCGTGCTCGGCGTCGTCACCTACCTGCTGCTCAACCACATCTACGGCTACACGTACTGA
- a CDS encoding DUF1684 domain-containing protein: MTTDWRRTIETQREGKDQYFAEHPHSPIPPEERDAFDGLEYYPIDDGYRFELPLHRYDEPERVVVGTSTDGEQEYLRWGEFRFTVDGEKVTIQAYKSDPNDERLWVPFRDTTSGEETYGAGRYLDLEEKPHRMGEDTWILDFNEAYSPTCAYSDLYECPLPPMENWLEVPIEAGEKAYR; the protein is encoded by the coding sequence ATGACGACTGACTGGCGGCGGACGATCGAAACGCAACGCGAGGGGAAAGACCAGTACTTCGCCGAGCATCCCCACTCGCCGATCCCGCCCGAAGAACGCGACGCGTTCGACGGCCTCGAGTACTATCCGATCGACGATGGCTACCGGTTCGAACTGCCGTTGCACCGCTACGACGAGCCCGAACGGGTCGTCGTCGGGACGAGCACCGACGGCGAGCAGGAGTACCTGCGCTGGGGCGAGTTCCGGTTCACCGTCGACGGCGAGAAGGTCACCATCCAGGCGTACAAGTCCGACCCGAACGACGAGCGACTCTGGGTCCCCTTCCGCGACACGACCAGCGGCGAAGAGACCTACGGCGCCGGCCGGTACCTCGACCTCGAGGAGAAGCCACACCGAATGGGTGAGGACACCTGGATCCTCGACTTCAACGAGGCGTACAGTCCGACCTGTGCGTACTCCGATCTGTACGAGTGTCCGCTCCCGCCGATGGAAAACTGGCTCGAGGTGCCGATCGAAGCCGGCGAGAAGGCGTATCGCTAG
- a CDS encoding thioredoxin family protein yields the protein MSDSMDVDDERQRIRERKKRELQRRLENEADPGNHGAGSESPSEPIAIDGPNHLEEVVASYPVVLVDCYADWCGPCQLLEPTIQALAAETDAAVAKVDVDRHQRLAQQLGARGVPTLVLYADGQPVERTVGAQSRATLEGLIEQHS from the coding sequence ATGAGCGACTCCATGGACGTCGACGACGAACGACAGCGGATCCGTGAACGGAAGAAACGAGAGCTGCAACGCCGACTCGAGAACGAAGCCGATCCCGGCAATCACGGCGCCGGGTCCGAGAGCCCGAGCGAGCCGATCGCGATCGACGGCCCCAACCACCTCGAGGAGGTCGTCGCGTCGTACCCGGTCGTCCTCGTCGACTGTTACGCCGACTGGTGTGGGCCCTGTCAGCTGCTCGAGCCGACGATCCAGGCACTGGCTGCGGAGACCGACGCCGCCGTCGCGAAGGTCGACGTCGACCGCCACCAGCGCCTCGCTCAACAGCTGGGCGCCCGTGGCGTCCCCACGCTCGTGCTCTACGCCGACGGCCAGCCGGTCGAGCGGACGGTCGGCGCCCAGTCTCGCGCGACGCTCGAGGGACTGATCGAGCAGCACAGCTAG
- a CDS encoding helix-turn-helix domain-containing protein, whose protein sequence is MANSMSEYLQQDMQCEGLLECIHGLKQLDKECFRALVESDEPLTIDEVAERVDRERSTAYRSIQRLLQTGFIQKEQVNYDQGGYYHVYYPTDPKQIADDMQRMLNDWYAKMGQLIQEFEDKYDQRVEEVMAEN, encoded by the coding sequence ATGGCAAACTCGATGTCCGAATACCTGCAGCAAGACATGCAGTGTGAGGGGCTGCTGGAGTGTATTCACGGTCTCAAACAGCTCGACAAGGAGTGTTTCCGTGCGCTCGTCGAGAGCGACGAACCGCTGACGATCGACGAGGTCGCCGAACGCGTCGATCGCGAGCGATCGACCGCGTACCGCTCGATCCAGCGGCTGCTCCAGACCGGCTTCATCCAGAAAGAACAGGTCAACTACGACCAGGGTGGCTACTACCACGTCTACTACCCGACCGACCCGAAGCAGATCGCCGACGACATGCAGCGGATGCTCAACGACTGGTACGCCAAGATGGGCCAGCTCATCCAGGAGTTCGAGGATAAGTACGACCAGCGGGTCGAGGAAGTGATGGCCGAAAACTGA
- a CDS encoding globin-coupled sensor protein, whose protein sequence is MTIFGDGELNQHVDPDALLDDIDLDADEIAWRKAFIGFDDEDERRLSNLEPLFRDRQNEIADDFYENLTHHDGTLEVIGRSPKGIEALKQTQRAYLVSLATGEYDEEYFRNRARIGKLHEILDMPMKYYVGQYGVYYDLILSEIDERVQTRTVDAIEEWVDEEMDASDDSFQSRIVDRFRGFTDEGEDEEGGLDPSLERAVREAIHDGMADVLAVLRIVNLDLQVAADTYYESYTQKLDREVERRKALAYGVRRDVHEPIEELDRASMSVAESAQEINDLAASQADDTHAITDEIESLSASIEEIAATADQVKEVGDRAESLAEDGVEQADAALEELAAVEEVTAELTDAVSRLEARTKAIDDVIDHVNDLTERTKVLAVNATVESRRGDATQETLEVIATQVRSFAEEAAQDLTDIETEVTGIKSVTAETVETVEETTDRLDQGTERVETAIADLDQIHDAVSEVTYGIEEVAVAAASQATSAEAIHATAERSSRTADRVSAETESVAAATEEQTANLSEIARTLEKLTSVEDVKRRPVYER, encoded by the coding sequence ATGACGATTTTTGGGGATGGGGAACTAAATCAACACGTCGATCCCGACGCACTTCTCGACGACATCGATCTCGATGCCGACGAAATCGCCTGGCGAAAAGCGTTCATCGGCTTCGACGACGAAGACGAGCGTCGACTCTCGAATCTCGAGCCGCTGTTTCGCGACCGCCAGAACGAGATCGCCGACGACTTCTACGAGAACCTGACCCACCACGACGGCACGCTCGAGGTGATCGGTCGGTCGCCGAAAGGAATCGAGGCGCTGAAACAGACCCAGCGCGCCTATCTGGTCTCGCTCGCGACGGGTGAGTACGACGAGGAGTACTTCCGGAACCGCGCGCGCATCGGCAAACTCCACGAAATCCTCGACATGCCGATGAAGTACTACGTCGGCCAGTACGGCGTCTACTACGACCTGATCCTCTCTGAGATCGACGAACGCGTTCAGACGCGGACCGTCGACGCCATCGAGGAGTGGGTCGACGAGGAGATGGACGCGAGCGACGACTCGTTCCAGTCCCGGATCGTCGACCGCTTTCGCGGCTTTACCGACGAGGGCGAAGACGAGGAGGGAGGCCTCGACCCGTCGCTCGAGCGAGCCGTTCGTGAGGCGATTCACGACGGGATGGCGGACGTCCTCGCGGTGCTCCGGATCGTCAACCTCGACTTGCAGGTGGCGGCGGACACCTACTACGAGAGTTACACCCAGAAGCTCGACCGGGAGGTCGAGCGACGAAAGGCCCTCGCCTACGGCGTCAGGCGCGACGTCCACGAGCCGATCGAGGAACTCGACCGGGCGTCAATGTCGGTTGCCGAAAGCGCCCAGGAGATCAACGACCTCGCGGCGAGCCAGGCCGACGACACGCACGCGATCACCGACGAGATCGAGTCCTTGAGCGCGAGCATCGAGGAGATCGCGGCGACCGCCGACCAGGTCAAGGAAGTGGGCGATCGGGCGGAATCGCTCGCCGAGGACGGCGTCGAACAGGCCGACGCAGCGCTCGAGGAGCTGGCAGCCGTCGAAGAGGTCACCGCGGAGCTGACCGACGCCGTCTCCAGGCTCGAGGCGCGAACGAAGGCGATCGACGACGTGATCGATCACGTCAACGACCTCACGGAACGGACGAAGGTACTCGCGGTGAACGCCACCGTCGAGTCGAGACGTGGCGACGCGACCCAGGAGACGCTCGAGGTGATCGCGACTCAGGTCAGATCGTTCGCCGAGGAGGCGGCCCAGGACCTGACCGACATCGAAACCGAGGTCACGGGAATCAAGTCGGTCACGGCAGAGACCGTCGAGACCGTCGAAGAGACGACCGATCGACTCGACCAGGGGACCGAACGCGTCGAAACTGCGATTGCAGACCTCGACCAGATCCACGATGCCGTCTCGGAAGTGACCTACGGTATCGAGGAAGTTGCCGTCGCCGCAGCCAGCCAGGCGACCAGCGCGGAGGCGATCCACGCGACGGCCGAACGGTCGTCACGGACGGCCGATCGCGTCTCCGCCGAGACCGAATCGGTGGCGGCGGCGACCGAAGAACAGACCGCGAACCTCTCGGAGATCGCTCGAACCCTCGAGAAACTCACCTCGGTCGAGGACGTCAAGCGCAGGCCCGTTTACGAGCGCTAG
- a CDS encoding NAD(P)/FAD-dependent oxidoreductase codes for MSAETHELVVVGSGVAGLSAAVYAARADLEPVVLEGPEPGGQLTLTTEVENYLGFPEGIGGMELIQRGKEQAEAFGAEFVHATVESAALEDRPFALELSTGDTLRTRALIVATGASARWVGAENEDELMGYGLSTCATCDGAFHRGDDVLVIGGGDSAMEEALFLAKFADSVTVVHRRDELRASEIMARRALEHEQIEFRWNAELLEIHGSQDEGVTGATLVSHPDGHPTERLEESASRTDAESRAVEPRDGEEVEREEVDVGGIFYGVGHVPNTAFLEDTPVPLDEDGHLLTEDGMTTETAVPGVFGAGDVMDPKYRQAVTAAGTGSMAALDAEGWLDQEAAERLEASAPA; via the coding sequence ATGAGCGCCGAAACGCACGAACTCGTCGTGGTCGGCTCCGGCGTCGCCGGCCTCTCGGCGGCCGTCTACGCCGCCCGGGCCGACCTCGAGCCGGTCGTCCTCGAGGGCCCCGAGCCCGGCGGCCAGCTCACGCTAACGACCGAGGTCGAGAACTACCTCGGCTTCCCCGAGGGGATCGGCGGCATGGAGCTAATCCAGCGCGGGAAAGAACAGGCTGAAGCGTTCGGTGCCGAGTTCGTCCACGCGACCGTCGAGTCGGCCGCCCTCGAGGACCGCCCGTTCGCCCTCGAGCTGTCGACCGGCGACACCCTGCGAACGCGGGCGCTGATCGTCGCGACCGGCGCGAGCGCCCGCTGGGTCGGTGCCGAGAACGAAGATGAGCTGATGGGCTACGGCCTCTCGACGTGTGCGACCTGTGACGGCGCGTTCCACCGTGGCGACGACGTGCTCGTGATCGGCGGCGGCGACAGCGCGATGGAGGAGGCGCTCTTTCTCGCGAAGTTCGCCGACTCGGTCACCGTCGTTCACCGCCGCGACGAACTTCGAGCCTCCGAGATCATGGCCCGTCGCGCGCTCGAGCACGAGCAGATCGAGTTCCGCTGGAACGCGGAACTGCTCGAGATCCACGGCAGCCAGGACGAAGGCGTCACCGGCGCGACGCTGGTGAGCCACCCCGACGGCCACCCGACGGAGCGCCTGGAGGAAAGCGCGTCGCGTACCGACGCGGAAAGTCGAGCGGTGGAGCCGCGAGACGGCGAGGAAGTCGAACGCGAGGAAGTCGACGTCGGCGGCATCTTCTACGGCGTCGGCCACGTTCCGAACACGGCGTTCCTCGAGGACACACCCGTCCCGCTCGACGAGGACGGTCACCTTCTCACAGAGGACGGAATGACGACCGAGACGGCCGTCCCCGGCGTCTTCGGCGCCGGCGACGTGATGGACCCCAAATACCGACAGGCAGTCACCGCCGCAGGGACCGGAAGTATGGCCGCCCTCGACGCGGAAGGCTGGCTCGACCAGGAGGCGGCCGAGCGACTCGAGGCCTCCGCCCCCGCGTAA
- a CDS encoding DUF7512 family protein produces MIGIEGLSPTVQAAVLVGAVLVEAVVLYVGYGAVERVAAPPLIETITRK; encoded by the coding sequence GTGATCGGCATCGAAGGGCTCTCGCCAACCGTGCAGGCAGCCGTGCTCGTCGGTGCCGTACTCGTCGAGGCAGTCGTGCTCTACGTCGGCTACGGCGCCGTCGAACGCGTCGCAGCACCACCCCTGATCGAAACGATCACGAGGAAGTAA